The sequence ttcttccGAATACTTACATCAAAGTAATTActtgtattattttcaaaatgagccAGCAAGCTGACTGGACTGACCGCTGTGTAGATTCCAAAAATTTTAACTTTGTGAATACTAATTTCCTTAAACTTTGGGAGCATTgctaaatcaaaagaaaatgcatgttaCTGAAGTTTGCAATGACACATGCAGCAGAATTTAGATACATTGCTCTCAACTGGAATCCTTAATTAAGactttgttttggaaattaTACCAGTTTCGTTAGTATATAGCGTACCACTGATTATGCATTAACAGTGTATGTTTCCTGCTAACGTTTGTTGGCCATTTGTCTCTTATGAATGGATTGACACAGAGTTTTGTCATACACACTGGAGAGAGctaattattttctcatatcACTGCTGACCTGCGCAGATATCCAGGTAACTGTGGTGCATGAAGCAGAActgcttgctgctctctgcagggcaAAAATGATGGTCTCCAGAAAGGCTGCTGTCCAAAATCCCTACCTCTGCTAGGAAGCACGTGGTTTTCAGAGCTGTTAGATCACCAGAAATGTTTGTACTCATCTCCTTTTTATTCAGCtcataaaataaagatttttttttaataaatgtttttaaaagaaagctttattttcccTGCCAAGAGATTTCCTCTGTCCAGGGGATGACTACAATCTGGTGGAGATATGATAGCTGTGAATACTTAAAGCATTTGGTGATCGcagtatgaaatatttaaacagcaaatatttgAGATGAAAAATTCCACCTGAATGAAAGATACTATTAtgttaaaaaattactttgtgtATAtgtaatatttgttttcaaaaagagtTTTCCAGCTCGTATGTTGTTTCtcactctttattttttttattataaacaatgtattttttataacattatagtctgcaaacaaagaaatatccCTAGGCTGATATATACCAGTACAGTGAATGTGGTATTTGGAGGGAATCCTATTGAAGAAGGAGATGAAGAAACTGTGCCCTATTTTCCGCTGGAAAAGGTACTTTGTTCATGTGATGGCATGCCATCTGCTGTACTCTGAAGAGCAGATTACGTGAAGGTTGATGTGGAAGCAGATCAAGCTGTTTTGCTGTAGCTCAGATtaaattctatgaaattatttttcattaacaaaaattGACCCATGATCAATGAAGAGATACTAAAATCATTGTTACTTTCATATACTGTAAGTAGCCAGATTGAGGATGTTAAAATACCGAAGATGGAATCTGATATTTCACAGGAAGATTTTTAGAGGAAGGGCTTTCAGGGAACCAGCTGCTGTAAATATTGAATATCATGGCCCCCGTGAGCCTTTGCACTGaagaatattattaaatatCTAATTCCGTATCTTTATGCATACTCATTATTGCCTCTTTAATGTTTCCAAACCTTGCTTTCTTGATGCTTTCTTACATCACCTCATGGTTGCTCTGAGATAGTTGCCTTCTTTGCTACAGCCTTTTAGGGTTGTTTTCTAGCTGAAATCTGGAGCTCAATGCACTCTGGCCACTCTTACACTTGTAATTTGTTctttcctgctcccagcaccctgctTGCAGCTAAAAGCTGTAATTTTAGATTGTACATCCTGCGTCCAAGAATCCTAAACAGCACTGACTACTACTCTGTTGAAGCCTCCTGAAATAGTTAGTTGGAAATGTCAGTGCAAAGCCTTCACGGCACCCCAGACTTCTAATAAAGCATTTAAGGAATTTACAATTAGTTGCATGTTTCTGAGCCttaatcatttgttttctttgatgaTGACCATGAAATAGCAAGCAGCAGAGGTAGATGGTGCAGGAAGGAAGGTGCAGCTGTGGTATAACTTTTAGGTGTAATTTTTAGTATAAAGTATAGCAATACAAAATTCAAGAGATGTGTAAGTCACCTAGTGTGGATAAGTAAGCACTAAACCAGCGTGCACTGTGTCCAGAATCCCATTTAATACACTTGGATGCATTTTACTAAGTTAACAGTAAAAGATAAAGTTGGGAGATAATTGTTTATGATTCAATAGTTATATaaagatatatttatttataaatacatagtTTCAGTGGgaaattgaaacatttttgGGAGGTCtagtttttttatttcatatttaacttaattatttttttccaatttaaaaataaaattatatgaCCAAACTTACTGTTTGGCTTGATGGGTGTTTTTCAGTACACCCGGCACAAAAAATGTCACATATTTGTTTTTGTCACAAGTGACTGTCTCTCTGAATAATATTTTGAACCTCAGCAATTTTAATTATCAATAACTTtctatacataaaaaaaaaagggcacaaATTCACTTGGAAGCTAAATTTGTGCAATCAAATTATAAGTccaatttgtttctttttcataaagTATATATGTGCCATATCttgttatttctattttgattttGCTGAGCAGACGTCTACAGACTGGCTCGATTTGGATGTTATCAGATATAAACATTAAGTCTGCCTTCACAGATACAATAATGCGATTAAAACGTTGATGATATTCTGCCTTTCTTTATAGCATTTTAATCATTACTCTAGAACGAAGGCAATTGCAGACCAAATGGTTCTTGCTGCCAACGGAACTTTTCTAAAAGGTACATCTGAAACATCTGGGTTTTTCCTAAAATTGGTAGTGctattcctttctctgtttaCTGGCTTATCAATAAAtagtatatttaaaatgaactgaaataaacCTACTGTCAGTGGATGACTAACTTCTGTATGTACGTACCAAGGCAGACAGGAAACTGGATACAGACAACAGATGGGAAAATCCAGCATATGTTGCCTTACttcttaaaatcattttaaaacgTTACCAACTTTACAAGAGATACAGGATTTGTGCTTTTATTACCCATTCTTTCTGTCACTTTGAACATCTAAGCACTGTCCAATAAATCATTCTCATAATACCCTAGAGCTTGCTGTCGTCTTGCAAAAATAATTGCTGCTTCTTAAACAGATTGGCAACATCAGAATCATGTTGACTTCTAAAGTTCCATGTGTATGAATAACTATGACAGAAAATCTACGTGTATATGGCAAGAGAAATATTTATCCTTGCTTTTATATACTTCTTGTTCTGCTCTTGCCAATTTCTCTGAACTGAAATTTAATAGATAAACATTAGGTGGGGATGCAGTTTTAGCTTCATTGATTATCCACTGAGCAAATGCCTGCCACCTGTTAAACTTTCCCACAGAAAAGGTGGAATTGTGCCTATTCCCAATCTGATTACTGATTCACATGTCGagcttaaaatattaattttagtTTAGACTATTCTAACTGATTTGAAAGCCTCTGTTTAAGAGACCTCTTCCATTCTTTTGCGATGCCTTTGAGCCTCAGGCAAGCAAAGTGTCTAAATATAATGAATagaatgcttttcttcctgcattaCTCGTGTCTGCAATTATGGAGACATAAGGATTTTATCGACTTTTATCtataacaaaaaaaggaaaattcattcAAGAAGGAGGCATAGCCATAGGAAAGTTCTGTGGTCAGAGGGATTTGATTTTCCAAGGCTGGTAAGGTAGGATCTTCCACTACTATTGAATTCAATTCTTTACAGAGATGAAAACAACTGGGAAGCAGAACCGTGTAGAATGGTCAGACCGATCctttactttcaaaatgtaaaattcaaACAGTGTGTGTAGTTTGCCTGACATATGCTGATGCCAAAACTATCTGACAATgacattttgttctctttccgAGGAGGTGCCCAGCTCCGTACTTGCGTGCTCCGTCCACCAGGCATCTATGGGCCCGAAGAGCAACGCCACCTGCCGCGGGTAGCTGTACGTGTCACGTAGTCAGCCCTGGAGGGCTCCAACAAGTGGTTGTGGGAGCAGAACGTGAGGGGAAGGAAACACCTGGACTCCAGGTCTTAACAGTTCCCCCATAAAGACTGTGGGGGAAGCTTGGTGACAATTCGCATGATAGCATGATAGGGGCACTGAGAAATGGCAAGGATCAAGCTGTACtttatgtgggaaaaaaaaatgcacagcaaaagCACCATGGTAGAAGAACTAGGTTTACATTCCTGATCATTTAATGAAAAGGgtggattttttaaatatgcttttcagtttcagaagagTACCTTCTCATCCAAACACCATTATGCCATCCTATTTCACCAGTGCATATCAGGGCAACAGTCTTGAATTTATAAAACTGCtacttgtttggttttttcttGTTGCAATCCTTGTGCTGTAATCGTGCGCACATACAGCAAATTCTAAACACTCAGGCtgagacaaaatgaaaataattatactgTGTAAGAAATACTCTTCAtgtagttatttcttttttttctataggtAAATATCCAGCGGAGACTATTCAACTTCAAGTTTGGAAATCACAAAGTTCTGATGAACTGGGTTCACGTAGGAAACCTAGTACAAGCTCACTTACTAGCTGCTGAGGCTCTCACCTCTGAGAAGGATTACATAGCTGTAAgatgagagacatggtttagtggggttattggtggtaggtggatggttggactagatgatcttgtaggtcttttccaacctagctaattctgtgattctaagtaaACAATATAAACAACCTATCCCAGTAGCCTTAGCTCCCAAATAAGTTTCACTTTTGATGCTTGGAGATCAAAGATTCTCCAAAAGATTGTGTGCTAAATTCTCAGAACTCTTGTGTGAATCTACAAGCACACAGTGCAAATGCAAGTACATTCTGCTGGTGTTTTGGctctatttttgttctgtttttgaaatgtaCTAAAGAGTGTGAGCAGTGTTTGAAATCACAGTGTGTAGTCCAATGAAGGTAGTTTGAGCTGATTTGTGTCCATTCATTGTATGTTTGCTGGTATGTTATTCACCAAATCAACAAAGATAGGTGGGTATgtgagtgaaagaaaatgtaatccAATGTATAGtgtttttgtaattgtttttctctgcttctttaaCAGAGTGGACAGGCATATTACATACACGATGGTGAAAACGTCGTATTTTCTGAATGGATAGTCCCATTAGTATGTACTGCATACACATGTAGCTCTAATGGAATGTATGGGCCCTAATCATGTGGTTAACTAAAAGACCATACTAACTAAATGAAGATCAGCGCACATTAATTACTAAATTATCTAACATGAAACTTACGCTAGGAGAAAAGGACAGACTTATCTCGAAGCTGCACTGGCTTTAGAGGAGGTTTTGAATATGCATTGCTGTGGAGTTTGGCTCTTATTGTTTTAGAGACTTTAGCTAAGTGCATGAAAACTATCAGTACCTGGGACACCTCTTATAGCTATTGGTTAATTCTCTGTTATCAGCTGCAGCACAAAAAGGAAGACATCTAGAATCCTATCTTAAGAGTTAAAAAGAGGCAACATTATCACCAAAAGGCGGGAATTTTAGGAACATGCTAAAGTTTTGATCTTGCCATGCCTACACTGAAAGACTTTCAGGGAAATGGCTTCAGCTGATCTATGGGCCTCTGTCTAAGCATAGTTTCTGTCTTGGTCACTTGCCCCTTGGAAATAGCATTGTTTCACATTTACCATACAATTTAATTTGTAGGGTGTGAGATGGACACCAAAGAAAGAGTGGTGGTGTGTTTTCATGTATTGATAGGAAGATAACTGGAAAAAGattagatatattttttcaatattcaCTTTCCCATTTTCATGCTTCATTGCCATCCTCTATTCAATACAAATTCTctgttattctttccttttatatCCATTCTAGTTTGAAAAATTAGGATACAGTAAACCCTGGATACATATTCCTGTTCTCCTGGTTCATATAGcaggtaaaaataataaactacATATTTGATTATtgtgctattttaaaatttgttttgttaatgtCTCTAAAGCTACATAATGGTTTTATAAAATTCAGGGACTGAGCCATAGGAATTATCtaatttattataattaatataattgTTTATGCCATTTGATATTAATACCCAGATATGGTTTAAAGGCTATTAATAAACTGAGTTCATCATGTACTTAATAAATTAAACACTACCTTCCAGCATCTTAATTGAATCCTGTTGTCAGTAGGGATTATAGGATGTGCAATGTCAATGTTACCTGTTTATTGTTATACAGCTGTCTTATTAAGTAACATTCTatctcacagctgctgtgatggaaTATCTGCATCTGGCATTAAAGCCATTTTTTAGCTTCACACCTTTCTTGACAAGGAGTGAGGTAAGTATGTAACAAAAGAGAATGTTTATATATTTCTGATCAGAATTCTCATGAAATGCGTGATATGCCCTCTGGACACTGATGGTGTTGGAGTTCTGTCTGTCTGCCCATGGGTTAGCCCATTCAGGGCTTAGGCAGTCAATTTTAAGGCAGTGCTGATTTGTTGTGTGGGATTTCCTTAGTTCTAACTTGTAGAGCTTAACAACCACGAGTGAGAAATGAGTGTCATAAACTCCTTTTCCACTCAGTAGACCAAGGATGTTGTTGCACAGCTTTGGCTCTTTGTCAGCTATATGAACTTATTCTATTAGCTCCGGACAGAATCAGAATCTGAAATTTGTATGTTTGAGTGTCTATCTTTATTCGTGTTTTCAGTTCCACTGTAATATCGTTGTTGACGTGCTTTGTCTGTGTTCTATAAAACCAGATGTTGAAGTCACTTCCATAACTGTCCTTTTGGATTTTAGGTCTGGAACGTTACTGTTACTCACACTTTCCGAATTGACAAGGCACGAGATCAGCTTGGTTACAAACCAAAGAAATTCTCATTTGCAGATTCTGTAGATCATTATCTTAAAACAAGACCTGTTTGTCAGGAAGATCACACATTCCTTAAAACGCTCTTTGCTTTTGGTCTTTTGTTAAGtttgatctttctttctttcttctaacaTCAAATAGCTGCCCACCTGTTCCCAAAAAACTAATTTTGTTTCTGGGGATCAGTGACCTGACCACAGTGTATTCCTCAGTCACTATGGAATTTATTGTTCTTATTAATTATTCTTATCATTGTGATGACTTCTCCCCAGTCcttaccaaaaataaaaaataaaaaaatgtgaaaacacaaagcatATCAGGAAATGTTCCCAAAGGACAAAGCAGTGTCACAAAATCAAAGGAATTCACCATTGATGGGTGCAGGAGGAGTTGTAATGAATCTTCGCTAACGGATTACTTCATACTGAGAATGATTTTCTAAAACTGATAATCCAGAAGGGCAAGGATTTGGAAGAGGAGGAGCCATGGTAGAACCGCAGTGCTGTAAACAGGAGCTGTGGCTCCAATGAAGAGAAGATGGTCTAAACAATGCCTCTGATGAAGCCACTGCTCCAGCTACTGCATGTTAGTGCCAGGAATTATGAGGACCTGGGAGATACtacaaaaataagtaaatatttataagtAACAGGTGGTGAGAGGACTGAAAGTCATATTTATGTGAAATAGTTCTGTTGTtcaaaacaatgtaaaaataaaatgtgtatataaaataatttttaggtGCAATAATAAATCTCAACTGAAccaaatactgcttttaagGAGTCTGTAGACAAAGGGAGAGGGATGGCACATAACTGGAGTTTAGCAAGGAGTTACTGCTGCCTCTCCTTGTAAGTGCAGCCCGGTCGCGCTCCCTGCAGTGCCGTACCCGTGCTGGTGCACTGCTCATTCAGTGAACTGCTGCTGTGGTGTCAGCAGGCAGGCCAAGAACTCAGCCCCGAGTTTGGATGCAGcctctgccttttctccttACGATTTACACGAGTTGCTTCCTGGCTGGGTTGTACTACATAAGCTCCATGCGTGCTACGTGTATACATATGATGTGTATCCCATGAATTTTCATGAGGTTACCCATCACAAGGGTTTCTCTCTGCTCTCACCAGGGAGTGGCTGCTCCCCCCCTGCACCCTGTGTGGATCAGGAGAAGTGGCCTTGCCAGGGTGAGTCACAGAGGAGAGTGATGGAAAAGCTCTGCCGCCTGATCATCTGCACTCTGCTTTTATCTTGCCTTTGCATTAGCATTTTATAGGATTTTTAAGACTGATAAGTTTATGGAAACTCTCTCATTGTACCTTTAAATCCACAGGATGCGCAGGAGTGTCCACAGCATCCCTACCATAAAACATTCCTATCTTGAATAATACAGTGACAGGAAAACATGAGCGACCGCAAGTTACGTCTGCAATGCATGTaagcaaagatttattttactctttttaaaataaacaaacagttCTCTGTGCAGTGAAGGCAGAAAGCCTGATCTCTCAGAGACTGGCATTGTCAGATTGTCTTGTCTTTACAAACAGAACTCTACAAATAGAACTGTGGCAGTGGCACTCAGCCCGCTCTCTACTCCTTTCAGGAAACGGAAAGGAACCCAGTGTATCTGAGACCTTTAATCAAACATGACAGAGTGGATACAAGCAGTTATGTTCACCGTTTATCAGCGCAGCGGTGCAGCTGGCTGACGCACAGGCAAGCACTGTGGCAGGTACTGCATGAACCTTGCTTCCTTTGAAATGCAGAGTAAAACCCACGTGTATAAAGTTACTTCACCGCGGGAGCATTTTAACTACATGCAAACATATTTAATTTGCCTTTAAACTAGTTATTTATGAATCTTGCATGTATCACTTTTATTAGACCGATAGCTCAGGACTGCGTCCCAGGTGACACCGATGCTTTGCAGAAGAGGGCTCGGCCAGCTGGCTGAAGCCCAGTGAGAGGAGCATCCATGGGCTCTTGGTTTTGGGTGTTCCTCAGCAAGGAGTAACCAAGGAACTCACTGGCTCTGTGGCTGCAGCGCGGGGAGCCCTGCCGTCCTGCTCCTGGAATGCCAAACCTCTGAGCGGTTACTTCAGGTAAGATGCTTTTACATCTGTACTGCAGTAGTGCTGATTAATGCTAActggtttcatttatttcctgttattAAAAATCCAGTGTTTGAATTGTAAGACAACTTTTTGTTTCACTATGGAACAGCTGTCACGCTTCTGTCAGCCTTTACCGAGCCTGTTTATGCTGGCTGTTAGAGTTACTTGTGCCCTACCATAATTGCAAGTGTGTCTTTAAAGAATTAAACTTTAATATGAACATTCAGCCATGGCACAGCTGTGATGGAAAAGGTAAGAGTGCTCgaagttcaattttttttgcatggagtGGCTAACTGTaatgtgctgcagctcctgacACCCCGCACACAGGGCCAGAGCCCGCAgccgggcagggcagggaccCCAGCGCCCGCCTCTGTGCCGTT comes from Numida meleagris isolate 19003 breed g44 Domestic line chromosome 13, NumMel1.0, whole genome shotgun sequence and encodes:
- the LOC110406014 gene encoding putative short-chain dehydrogenase/reductase family 42E member 2 isoform X1, producing the protein MQEGATEELHRDLLCESKLTEHAGPLVKSRRTVVTGGGGYLGYNLGCALVKAGVAVVLFDVRKPKWEIPNGADFFKGDVRDYEAVLKACEGADCVFHVAACGMSGLEQLEKKEQIESINVGGTKIIIDVCKQRNIPRLIYTSTVNVVFGGNPIEEGDEETVPYFPLEKHFNHYSRTKAIADQMVLAANGTFLKGGAQLRTCVLRPPGIYGPEEQRHLPRVAVNIQRRLFNFKFGNHKVLMNWVHVGNLVQAHLLAAEALTSEKDYIASGQAYYIHDGENVVFSEWIVPLFEKLGYSKPWIHIPVLLVHIAAAVMEYLHLALKPFFSFTPFLTRSEVWNVTVTHTFRIDKARDQLGYKPKKFSFADSVDHYLKTRPVCQEDHTFLKTLFAFGLLLSLIFLSFF
- the LOC110406014 gene encoding putative short-chain dehydrogenase/reductase family 42E member 2 isoform X2 — translated: MQEGATEELHRDLLCESKLTEHAGPLVKSRRTVVTGGGGYLGYNLGCALVKAGVAVVLFDVRKPKWEIPNGADFFKGDVRDYEAVLKACEGADCVFHVAACGMSGLEQLEKKEQIESINVGGTKIIIDVCKQRNIPRLIYTSTVNVVFGGNPIEEGDEETVPYFPLEKHFNHYSRTKAIADQMVLAANGTFLKGGAQLRTCVLRPPGIYGPEEQRHLPRVAVNIQRRLFNFKFGNHKVLMNWVHVGNLVQAHLLAAEALTSEKDYIASGQAYYIHDGENVVFSEWIVPLFEKLGYSKPWIHIPVLLVHIAAAVMEYLHLALKPFFSFTPFLTRSEGVAAPPLHPVWIRRSGLARVSHRGE